From the genome of Arvicola amphibius chromosome 9, mArvAmp1.2, whole genome shotgun sequence, one region includes:
- the Rrp36 gene encoding ribosomal RNA processing protein 36 homolog isoform X1, whose translation MRKAGARARAQGSHGAMQSGSLADNQQKADSSDMSFEELLALQSQGGPKACKQLAGRSAPKQSPRQPVCVADKHRPLEMSAKVRVPFLRQVVPISKKVARDPRFDDLSGEYNPEIFDKTYQFLNDIRAKEKVLVKRQLKKRRSGEEREKLQQLLRRMEQQEMAQQERKQQQEQRLALKQERRALAQQGHRPYFLKKSEQRQLALAEKFKELKRSKKLESFLSRKRRRNAGKDRKHLPLSN comes from the exons ATGCGAAAAGCTGGTGCTAGGGCTAGGGCCCAAGGTTCCCACGGAGCCATGCAGAGCGGGAGCTTGGCAGACAACCAGCAGAAGG CAGACAGCTCTGACATGTCATTTGAGGAGCTGTTGGCGTTGCAGAGCCAAGGGGGACCCAAGGCGTGCAAACAGTTGGCTGGAAGAAGCGCTCCGAAGCAAAGCCCCCGACAGCCTGTGTGTGTTGCCGATAAGCACCG GCCTCTGGAAATGTCAGCCAAAGTCCGAGTGCCATTCTTACGTCAGGTTGTTCCCATCAGTAAAAAG GTAGCCCGGGACCCCCGCTTTGATGATCTGTCCGGGGAGTATAACCCCGAGATATTTGACAAGACTTACCAATTCCTGAACGATATCCGAGCCAAGGAGAAAGTG CTTGTGAAAAGGCAGTTGAAGAAGCGCCGATCAGGGGAGGAGCGTGAGAAGCTGCAGCAGCTGCTTCGGCGAATG GAACAGcaagagatggcacagcaggaacgaaagcagcagcaggaacagcgcCTGGCCTTGAAGCAGGAGAGGCGGGCTCTGGCACAGCAGGGCCATCGGCCCTACTTCCTGAAGAAAT CTGAGCAACGCCAGTTGGCCCTAGCTGAGAAGTTCAAGGAGCTGAAACGCAGCAAGAAGTTGGAGAGTTTCCTGAGCCGAAAGAGGCGCCGAAATGCGGGCAAGGACAGGAAGCATCTCCCTTTGAGCAATTAG
- the Rrp36 gene encoding ribosomal RNA processing protein 36 homolog isoform X2: protein MRKAGARARAQGSHGAMQSGSLADNQQKDSSDMSFEELLALQSQGGPKACKQLAGRSAPKQSPRQPVCVADKHRPLEMSAKVRVPFLRQVVPISKKVARDPRFDDLSGEYNPEIFDKTYQFLNDIRAKEKVLVKRQLKKRRSGEEREKLQQLLRRMEQQEMAQQERKQQQEQRLALKQERRALAQQGHRPYFLKKSEQRQLALAEKFKELKRSKKLESFLSRKRRRNAGKDRKHLPLSN from the exons ATGCGAAAAGCTGGTGCTAGGGCTAGGGCCCAAGGTTCCCACGGAGCCATGCAGAGCGGGAGCTTGGCAGACAACCAGCAGAAGG ACAGCTCTGACATGTCATTTGAGGAGCTGTTGGCGTTGCAGAGCCAAGGGGGACCCAAGGCGTGCAAACAGTTGGCTGGAAGAAGCGCTCCGAAGCAAAGCCCCCGACAGCCTGTGTGTGTTGCCGATAAGCACCG GCCTCTGGAAATGTCAGCCAAAGTCCGAGTGCCATTCTTACGTCAGGTTGTTCCCATCAGTAAAAAG GTAGCCCGGGACCCCCGCTTTGATGATCTGTCCGGGGAGTATAACCCCGAGATATTTGACAAGACTTACCAATTCCTGAACGATATCCGAGCCAAGGAGAAAGTG CTTGTGAAAAGGCAGTTGAAGAAGCGCCGATCAGGGGAGGAGCGTGAGAAGCTGCAGCAGCTGCTTCGGCGAATG GAACAGcaagagatggcacagcaggaacgaaagcagcagcaggaacagcgcCTGGCCTTGAAGCAGGAGAGGCGGGCTCTGGCACAGCAGGGCCATCGGCCCTACTTCCTGAAGAAAT CTGAGCAACGCCAGTTGGCCCTAGCTGAGAAGTTCAAGGAGCTGAAACGCAGCAAGAAGTTGGAGAGTTTCCTGAGCCGAAAGAGGCGCCGAAATGCGGGCAAGGACAGGAAGCATCTCCCTTTGAGCAATTAG
- the Rrp36 gene encoding ribosomal RNA processing protein 36 homolog isoform X3 yields the protein MSFEELLALQSQGGPKACKQLAGRSAPKQSPRQPVCVADKHRPLEMSAKVRVPFLRQVVPISKKVARDPRFDDLSGEYNPEIFDKTYQFLNDIRAKEKVLVKRQLKKRRSGEEREKLQQLLRRMEQQEMAQQERKQQQEQRLALKQERRALAQQGHRPYFLKKSEQRQLALAEKFKELKRSKKLESFLSRKRRRNAGKDRKHLPLSN from the exons ATGTCATTTGAGGAGCTGTTGGCGTTGCAGAGCCAAGGGGGACCCAAGGCGTGCAAACAGTTGGCTGGAAGAAGCGCTCCGAAGCAAAGCCCCCGACAGCCTGTGTGTGTTGCCGATAAGCACCG GCCTCTGGAAATGTCAGCCAAAGTCCGAGTGCCATTCTTACGTCAGGTTGTTCCCATCAGTAAAAAG GTAGCCCGGGACCCCCGCTTTGATGATCTGTCCGGGGAGTATAACCCCGAGATATTTGACAAGACTTACCAATTCCTGAACGATATCCGAGCCAAGGAGAAAGTG CTTGTGAAAAGGCAGTTGAAGAAGCGCCGATCAGGGGAGGAGCGTGAGAAGCTGCAGCAGCTGCTTCGGCGAATG GAACAGcaagagatggcacagcaggaacgaaagcagcagcaggaacagcgcCTGGCCTTGAAGCAGGAGAGGCGGGCTCTGGCACAGCAGGGCCATCGGCCCTACTTCCTGAAGAAAT CTGAGCAACGCCAGTTGGCCCTAGCTGAGAAGTTCAAGGAGCTGAAACGCAGCAAGAAGTTGGAGAGTTTCCTGAGCCGAAAGAGGCGCCGAAATGCGGGCAAGGACAGGAAGCATCTCCCTTTGAGCAATTAG